In the genome of Desulfofarcimen acetoxidans DSM 771, one region contains:
- a CDS encoding zinc ribbon domain-containing protein, whose translation MSIFDKFSEGAKNITEGAKLIGKKSGEILETTKTRLEILKLEKEIDNNFQAIGSLVYKKFLGQEIPDSEEEITRLCSSIRDLEKDIMAYKTEIEGNRFQNQVCRYCGQNITAGANFCSSCGNSTKTPVDGFDE comes from the coding sequence GTGAGCATATTTGATAAATTTTCCGAAGGAGCCAAGAATATTACCGAGGGAGCCAAACTCATAGGTAAAAAGTCAGGAGAAATTTTAGAAACAACCAAAACAAGGTTAGAGATATTGAAGCTGGAGAAAGAAATCGACAATAATTTTCAGGCTATTGGCAGCCTGGTCTACAAGAAATTTTTAGGCCAGGAAATCCCGGATTCAGAGGAGGAAATTACCAGGCTATGTTCTTCTATTCGAGATTTAGAAAAGGATATAATGGCTTATAAAACAGAGATTGAAGGAAACAGATTTCAAAACCAAGTGTGCCGGTATTGTGGTCAAAACATAACTGCCGGAGCTAATTTCTGCTCATCCTGCGGCAACAGCACAAAAACTCCGGTTGATGGCTTTGATGAATGA
- a CDS encoding NAD(P)/FAD-dependent oxidoreductase gives MKTKQEMPNQMDQRYHHIDANLDMLEKGAILQKDGTYAIAPHLAGGLIMDPDLLIRISNVMKKYNIPAVKATSSQRLALVGIKKDDVDAVWHDLKMKPGAAIGLCVRVVKFCPGSTFCRRGQQDAIGLGMEIDKKYHGMNLPNKFKIGISGCPNKCMDSTIIDFGAMGTAKGFTVYVGGNGGARPRFADKLAENQPPEKVIEILDRVVDYYKKEAQTYERVGNMIDRIGFDKFQTEVVPLLH, from the coding sequence GTGAAGACAAAACAGGAAATGCCCAATCAAATGGATCAGCGCTATCACCACATAGATGCTAACCTGGATATGCTGGAAAAAGGTGCTATATTGCAAAAAGACGGTACCTATGCCATAGCACCTCATTTAGCCGGCGGGTTAATCATGGATCCTGATTTGCTGATTAGAATCAGCAATGTTATGAAGAAATACAACATTCCGGCTGTTAAAGCAACTTCTTCCCAACGCCTGGCACTGGTCGGCATTAAAAAGGATGATGTAGATGCAGTTTGGCATGATTTAAAAATGAAACCGGGCGCAGCTATCGGTTTATGTGTTAGAGTAGTAAAATTTTGTCCCGGCAGTACTTTTTGCAGGCGAGGTCAACAGGACGCAATTGGCCTGGGTATGGAAATAGATAAAAAATATCACGGTATGAATTTGCCCAACAAATTCAAAATAGGCATAAGCGGGTGTCCTAATAAATGCATGGATTCTACAATCATTGATTTTGGGGCGATGGGTACTGCTAAAGGTTTTACTGTATACGTTGGAGGAAACGGAGGAGCACGCCCCCGTTTTGCCGACAAGCTTGCAGAAAACCAGCCTCCGGAAAAGGTTATAGAAATTTTAGACAGAGTTGTTGATTACTACAAGAAGGAAGCTCAAACTTACGAGCGAGTCGGCAATATGATTGACCGGATTGGCTTTGACAAGTTTCAGACAGAGGTTGTTCCCCTGCTGCATTAA
- a CDS encoding fumarylacetoacetate hydrolase family protein: MLLGRFWNGREFVGIVQGDVVYPIHGTIFQAEFCSPDQYGFNLSELKVLAPCQPGKIICAGLNYRDHADEMGFTYPEEPVLFMKPPSSVIGPCENIIYPSMSKQVDYEAELAVVMKKTARRLKPQQVFEHILGYTCANDVTARDLQKRDGQWTRAKSFDTFAPIGPYVNTELDPANLDIKLYLNGQLKQNSNTGHFIFGIDKLVSFITQVMTLNPGDIIMTGTPSGIGAMLPGDSVRIEIQGIGTLENQVV; the protein is encoded by the coding sequence ATGTTGCTGGGGCGCTTTTGGAACGGAAGGGAGTTCGTGGGAATAGTTCAAGGAGACGTTGTATATCCTATTCACGGCACTATTTTTCAAGCGGAGTTTTGCAGCCCGGACCAATATGGTTTTAATTTATCAGAGCTAAAAGTCCTGGCTCCCTGTCAACCGGGTAAAATCATCTGCGCCGGGTTAAATTACCGTGATCACGCCGATGAGATGGGTTTTACTTATCCAGAGGAACCTGTTCTCTTCATGAAGCCCCCTTCTTCTGTCATCGGTCCATGTGAAAATATAATTTATCCTTCCATGTCAAAACAGGTGGACTACGAAGCAGAACTGGCCGTGGTTATGAAAAAAACTGCTCGCAGGTTGAAGCCGCAACAGGTTTTTGAACATATATTAGGATATACCTGTGCCAACGATGTAACTGCCAGGGATTTGCAAAAAAGGGACGGGCAGTGGACCAGGGCTAAATCCTTTGATACTTTTGCTCCCATTGGTCCTTATGTTAATACGGAACTGGATCCGGCTAATCTGGATATAAAATTGTATTTAAACGGCCAGCTAAAGCAGAATTCAAATACCGGGCATTTTATTTTTGGCATAGATAAACTGGTTAGTTTTATTACTCAGGTAATGACTTTAAATCCGGGTGACATCATTATGACCGGAACACCCTCAGGTATCGGAGCTATGCTGCCAGGAGATTCTGTACGGATAGAAATTCAAGGAATAGGAACACTGGAAAACCAGGTTGTATAA
- a CDS encoding polyprenyl synthetase family protein: protein MVNQVFSSIKKELENVYQKIERELVIKAGHISSFAHLKHSVIDYAIRPALVIFSGRMFGRLSEKTLALAAVCQFIHMAAQVHVDVNEQSTAQIPGQEHDPRDGSQFPVLVGDYLYGKFFTTLCDYGIVNFLKPLSEIICQINEGGLLRQKEINSKVKSQVVARDVVRRETAELFAGCCSLAAESAEAGSSECLALYKFGKNFGMAYGLLENGMPFDQVVHYLNLALGELSLFNKCQARESLEELVNLFLVQKIAVQRMVV, encoded by the coding sequence ATGGTCAATCAAGTATTTAGTTCAATAAAGAAAGAATTGGAAAATGTTTATCAAAAGATCGAACGGGAACTGGTTATCAAGGCGGGTCATATCAGTTCTTTTGCTCACCTAAAACATTCAGTTATAGATTATGCAATTCGCCCGGCCCTGGTTATTTTCTCGGGGCGCATGTTCGGAAGATTAAGTGAAAAAACTTTGGCTTTAGCAGCTGTTTGTCAATTTATTCATATGGCTGCTCAGGTACATGTTGATGTTAATGAACAAAGCACCGCTCAAATACCGGGCCAGGAGCATGATCCCAGAGATGGCAGCCAGTTCCCGGTATTGGTGGGCGATTATTTATATGGTAAATTTTTTACTACTCTTTGCGATTATGGTATCGTAAATTTCTTAAAACCTCTTTCAGAGATTATCTGTCAGATTAATGAAGGCGGATTGTTGCGTCAAAAAGAAATAAACTCAAAGGTGAAATCCCAGGTTGTAGCCAGGGATGTAGTTCGCAGAGAAACAGCGGAGCTTTTTGCCGGTTGCTGTAGTCTGGCTGCTGAATCGGCCGAGGCTGGTTCCAGTGAATGTTTAGCGCTTTACAAGTTCGGGAAAAATTTTGGTATGGCCTATGGGCTATTGGAAAATGGGATGCCTTTTGACCAGGTAGTGCATTATTTAAACCTGGCACTGGGAGAATTGAGCTTGTTTAATAAATGTCAGGCCCGCGAATCCTTAGAGGAACTGGTTAATTTATTTTTGGTACAAAAAATTGCGGTTCAGCGCATGGTCGTTTAA
- a CDS encoding UbiA-like polyprenyltransferase, whose amino-acid sequence MVLNKFKIFLEMIKFEHTIFALPFAYVGAILVNKSFPSWHNFIWITLAMVGARTAAMSLNRVIDRHIDAVNPRTAVRALPKGLLSAAEVWLYALLSFGLLLVAAYQLSPLALKLFPVAVFFLSIYSYVKRFSWTCHIFLGIALGLAPLGSWIAISNSLSLAPVLLGLGVMFWVAGFDIIYACDDYNFDLKAGIYSIPARFGIKKALQISSIFHVLASLLFLSVALIMNLGVFYLLGGLIAVVILFYEHSLVKPHDLSRAGVAFMNLNGTLSMVMFSFTLLDIMFPYPL is encoded by the coding sequence ATGGTATTAAATAAATTTAAAATATTTTTGGAAATGATTAAATTTGAACATACCATATTTGCCTTACCCTTTGCCTATGTAGGAGCTATATTGGTGAACAAGAGCTTTCCCAGTTGGCATAATTTTATCTGGATAACTCTGGCCATGGTCGGTGCCCGCACTGCGGCTATGTCCTTAAACAGAGTTATAGATCGCCATATTGATGCTGTAAACCCGCGTACGGCTGTACGTGCTCTGCCCAAAGGCTTATTGTCAGCCGCAGAAGTGTGGCTGTATGCGTTACTGTCTTTCGGTTTGCTGTTAGTTGCTGCCTATCAGTTAAGTCCTTTGGCTTTAAAGCTGTTCCCGGTAGCAGTTTTCTTTTTGTCAATATACTCCTATGTTAAACGCTTTTCCTGGACCTGTCATATTTTCCTTGGCATAGCTTTGGGTCTGGCACCACTGGGCAGCTGGATTGCGATTAGCAACAGCTTAAGTCTGGCACCGGTACTCTTAGGTCTGGGGGTAATGTTTTGGGTAGCAGGCTTTGATATAATTTACGCCTGTGATGATTATAATTTTGATCTTAAGGCAGGTATTTATTCAATCCCTGCCCGGTTTGGCATTAAAAAGGCTTTGCAGATTTCTTCAATTTTTCACGTATTGGCCTCGCTGCTTTTCTTGAGCGTGGCATTAATAATGAACCTGGGTGTGTTTTATTTACTGGGAGGGCTAATTGCAGTTGTAATTCTTTTTTATGAACATTCACTGGTTAAGCCGCATGACTTGTCCAGAGCAGGTGTGGCTTTTATGAATTTAAACGGAACATTGAGTATGGTTATGTTCAGCTTTACCTTACTGGATATTATGTTCCCTTACCCTTTGTAG
- a CDS encoding Crp/Fnr family transcriptional regulator, translating to MSDNLYYLKNIPLFNALNNEQLKAMNCRVIEREYKKGRIIFMEGEPGEAIYFLKDGLIKLSKQTIDGREHILHLVHPGDVFAEVVIFDSGSYPATAEVIEDASVGFIRNEDMFAVISAYSDTAVAMLKIMARRLRDAQEKVMNLALNDTARRLALVILGLAEERGIQNASGTIIPVQLTNQELANLIGTSRETVSRIINSFKRSGTMEIDRQQIILYKKEKLRELL from the coding sequence ATGTCGGACAATTTATATTATTTAAAAAACATCCCATTATTTAACGCCCTAAATAACGAACAGCTTAAAGCCATGAATTGCCGGGTTATTGAGCGGGAATATAAAAAAGGGCGAATCATCTTTATGGAAGGTGAACCGGGAGAAGCAATATATTTTCTTAAAGACGGCCTGATTAAGCTTTCAAAACAAACCATCGACGGTAGGGAACATATTCTACACCTGGTACACCCGGGAGATGTCTTTGCTGAGGTAGTAATATTCGACAGCGGAAGTTATCCCGCTACTGCAGAAGTTATTGAGGATGCGTCAGTAGGCTTTATTCGCAATGAAGACATGTTTGCCGTGATTTCCGCTTATTCTGATACAGCAGTAGCCATGTTAAAAATCATGGCCCGCAGGTTAAGGGATGCTCAGGAAAAAGTTATGAATCTGGCCCTAAATGACACAGCCAGACGTTTAGCCCTGGTAATCCTGGGTTTGGCAGAAGAACGGGGGATTCAGAATGCTTCCGGTACTATAATTCCCGTACAATTAACTAATCAAGAGCTGGCTAATTTAATCGGTACATCAAGGGAGACTGTCAGCAGAATCATTAACAGTTTTAAACGCAGCGGTACTATGGAAATTGACCGCCAGCAGATAATCCTCTATAAGAAAGAAAAGCTTCGGGAGTTGTTGTAA
- a CDS encoding ferredoxin, with translation MKVSVDQDLCISCGACIDICPETFEWNEDDKAHAKVNEVPGDVEEQAKEAVESCPTSAIKEL, from the coding sequence ATGAAAGTGTCAGTAGATCAAGATTTATGCATCAGTTGTGGTGCCTGTATCGACATCTGTCCTGAAACATTTGAGTGGAACGAAGATGATAAAGCACACGCTAAGGTAAATGAGGTGCCGGGAGACGTTGAAGAGCAGGCCAAAGAAGCTGTTGAAAGCTGTCCTACCAGTGCCATTAAAGAACTGTAA
- the speD gene encoding adenosylmethionine decarboxylase gives MKPLGRHVLAEIYGCDFEILNDIKKVEEIMVNAALEAGAEVRECVFHKFSPQGVSGVVVISESHLAIHTWPELGYAAVDVFTCGEKVDPWDACNYLTTNFSAKQMTAKETKRGIHPVTPHRVAVNM, from the coding sequence ATGAAACCATTAGGCCGCCACGTACTGGCTGAGATTTACGGTTGTGATTTCGAAATCCTGAATGATATTAAAAAGGTGGAAGAAATTATGGTTAATGCTGCATTAGAAGCGGGTGCTGAGGTTCGCGAATGCGTTTTTCATAAATTCAGTCCACAAGGTGTCAGCGGGGTAGTTGTGATTTCGGAGTCGCATTTAGCAATTCATACTTGGCCGGAGTTAGGCTACGCAGCGGTTGACGTTTTTACTTGTGGTGAAAAAGTAGACCCATGGGATGCCTGCAACTACCTGACAACAAATTTCAGTGCCAAACAAATGACTGCCAAGGAAACAAAACGCGGCATTCATCCAGTAACACCTCACAGGGTTGCTGTTAATATGTAG
- a CDS encoding glycosyltransferase family 4 protein → MKNHLFSLLKHLDKDQLENIVACPGGELAGVFSKIAAEVIDIPLKGNLSPITDSKCIMRLKDILKSRNICIMHAHGSKAALVGRIAARLAKTPLIFYTVHNSIFYSDWHNLKLAAMARVEKKLAQYTDRIISVSDALRQEIIDRTGLSPQLPVTVYNGIETGQFYFVQNKKQLRRELGLPPEGKLVGTVARLSAQKGVSYLIKAIPHISEKGVRFVITGDGPLREELESLAKQLNLQEAVIFTGARNDIPNLLAALDVFVMPSVTEGLSIAILEAMASSLPVVASRVGGIPEIVREGVTGILVPSRDEKALAKAVSELLNNEEKASSMGMAARQQVELNYSASAMGSRVAELYREALAGKSF, encoded by the coding sequence ATGAAAAATCACCTGTTCTCCCTGTTAAAACACTTGGATAAGGATCAATTGGAAAATATTGTAGCTTGTCCTGGGGGAGAACTGGCCGGCGTATTTTCTAAAATTGCCGCTGAAGTCATAGATATACCTTTAAAAGGAAATTTGTCACCAATAACAGATTCTAAATGTATAATGAGGTTAAAGGATATACTGAAAAGTAGAAATATTTGCATTATGCATGCTCACGGTTCCAAAGCGGCATTAGTCGGAAGGATTGCAGCCAGATTGGCCAAAACCCCGTTAATTTTTTATACTGTACATAATTCTATATTTTACTCTGACTGGCATAATTTAAAATTAGCTGCTATGGCCCGGGTAGAAAAAAAGCTGGCTCAATATACAGACAGAATTATTTCTGTATCCGATGCTTTGCGTCAGGAAATTATCGATCGAACAGGATTATCACCTCAGTTGCCTGTGACCGTATATAATGGGATTGAAACCGGGCAATTTTACTTTGTCCAGAATAAAAAACAATTGCGGCGGGAATTGGGACTGCCGCCGGAGGGCAAGCTTGTCGGTACGGTAGCCAGATTGTCGGCGCAGAAAGGTGTCAGTTACCTGATTAAGGCCATACCTCATATTTCAGAAAAAGGGGTTCGGTTTGTTATCACAGGCGACGGCCCGTTGCGTGAAGAGCTGGAGTCACTGGCCAAACAGCTTAACTTGCAGGAAGCAGTTATATTCACCGGGGCTAGAAATGATATACCCAATTTGCTGGCAGCGCTTGATGTATTTGTTATGCCTTCTGTTACCGAGGGGCTATCCATAGCCATTTTGGAAGCTATGGCTTCCAGCCTGCCTGTTGTGGCATCCCGTGTCGGGGGTATCCCGGAGATAGTTAGGGAGGGAGTGACAGGTATACTTGTTCCTTCGCGGGATGAGAAGGCTTTGGCCAAGGCAGTTTCCGAACTGCTCAACAACGAAGAAAAGGCCAGTTCAATGGGTATGGCCGCTCGCCAACAGGTGGAGCTAAATTATTCTGCCTCAGCCATGGGCAGCCGGGTGGCAGAGCTATACAGAGAAGCGCTGGCTGGAAAATCGTTTTAA